A section of the Thermotoga caldifontis AZM44c09 genome encodes:
- a CDS encoding metallophosphoesterase: MWLILSDTHDNLNSIERFVEEARRRNVTHVFHCGDVVSPFALNRLLKIEAEFHAVFGNNDGEVLLLAQRASGRIVKGPIELVVDGKKIVMMHEPFALEALLISQQYDFIFYGHTHKLDVRKQGRTVLVNPGDGSGYLAEKPSAVFVDPETGQVDVYRL, translated from the coding sequence ATGTGGTTGATCCTCTCTGACACGCACGACAACTTGAACAGCATCGAAAGATTCGTTGAAGAGGCGAGACGTCGAAACGTGACACACGTGTTCCACTGTGGTGATGTAGTATCACCTTTCGCGCTGAACAGATTGTTGAAGATCGAAGCAGAATTCCACGCAGTCTTCGGTAACAACGATGGAGAAGTACTGCTTCTGGCCCAAAGAGCTTCGGGAAGGATCGTCAAAGGACCCATCGAGCTGGTAGTCGATGGAAAGAAGATCGTCATGATGCACGAACCGTTCGCGTTGGAAGCCCTCCTAATTTCTCAGCAGTACGATTTCATTTTCTACGGGCACACGCACAAACTCGATGTACGAAAGCAGGGCAGGACCGTTCTGGTCAATCCAGGCGATGGTAGTGGATACCTGGCCGAAAAGCCGAGCGCCGTTTTCGTGGATCCAGAAACTGGGCAGGTTGATGTGTACCGATTGTGA